In one Alphaproteobacteria bacterium genomic region, the following are encoded:
- a CDS encoding ATP-dependent DNA helicase has translation MCAAPTLHLGPVPALVAGVHDCAWLTPDGELERLSHKEAARRLGRGGPVFMLHAPATAARIGARPPSRSYDLLELFAFVAPAQFCVPTPRGLAEALHLPQPGALEDQAILLPKAAQRLLRHLIATGERDPGAKRTALAMARGGWVWAPSVLAALGTDPEEAGLRAPVSGLDVWKDLPEWQEDAPPPPPGDLAVEPSEARARLADLLGEGAEARPSQSDYASAVSEVFRPRRDEGAPSVVLAEAGTGVGKTLGYIAPASLWAEKNEGPVWLSTYTRNLQHQIDTELNRLFPDPAVKERRVVVRKGRENYLCLLNLEETARAVAASPGEAVPLGLMARWTAATRDGDMTGGDFPAWLVDLTGGRRLSSLTDRRGECVYTACAHYSRCFIERGVRRSRRADLVVANHALVMVQAARGALDLGGRTTRLVFDEGHHVFDAADSAFSAHLSGQETAELRRWLRGAEGTGRGRARGLKARCEDLLGDESNREHLERLLRAAAGLPGEGWHTRLAEGRPSGPVEAFLAEVRRAVYARSRDSDGPFGLEVEVSDPGPEILDCALSVRDLFRDMASSAKGLLDGMGSRLSDEAEELESAEKTRIEQICRSLQHRVVDYAKAAASMADSLGQSTPEQFVEWFDVARTDGRDLDVGMRRHWIDPSFPFAETVLINSHGALVTSATLTDGSGDAEADWKSAERRSGTDFLPAPPVRARVPSPFDYPANTRVFIVTDINKNDASQVAAAYRALFRAAGGGGLGLFTAISRLRGVYSRIAEDLEADGIDLLAQHVDALNLPTLIDMFRADPHSCLLGTDAIRDGVDVPGDSLRLIVFDRVPWPRPTILHKARRKHFGGKEYDDALTRLKLKQAFGRLIRRGDDRGVFVLLDSRMPSRLLGAFPEGVAVERIGLKETVEKTQAFLSNPGDEN, from the coding sequence ATGTGCGCCGCCCCCACCCTTCATCTGGGACCGGTCCCCGCGCTTGTCGCGGGCGTGCATGACTGCGCCTGGCTGACCCCGGACGGAGAGTTGGAACGACTGTCGCACAAGGAGGCGGCGCGGCGGCTCGGGCGCGGCGGTCCGGTCTTTATGTTGCACGCCCCGGCCACAGCCGCACGGATCGGTGCCAGACCGCCGTCGCGCAGCTATGACCTGCTGGAACTCTTCGCCTTCGTCGCTCCGGCCCAGTTCTGTGTGCCAACACCGCGCGGCCTCGCCGAGGCCCTGCATCTGCCGCAACCTGGTGCCCTTGAGGATCAGGCGATCCTGCTGCCGAAGGCCGCCCAGCGTCTGCTGCGGCATCTGATCGCGACCGGCGAGCGCGACCCCGGCGCGAAACGCACGGCCCTGGCGATGGCGCGCGGTGGCTGGGTCTGGGCGCCTTCCGTCCTTGCCGCCCTGGGGACCGATCCGGAGGAGGCCGGTCTGCGGGCACCGGTTTCTGGCCTGGATGTCTGGAAGGATCTGCCGGAATGGCAGGAAGACGCGCCGCCGCCCCCGCCGGGTGACCTGGCGGTGGAGCCGTCGGAGGCCCGGGCCCGTCTTGCCGATCTTCTCGGTGAGGGTGCGGAAGCACGGCCCAGTCAATCGGACTATGCCTCTGCCGTCAGCGAGGTTTTCCGCCCGCGCCGGGACGAGGGCGCCCCCTCGGTCGTTCTGGCGGAGGCAGGCACCGGTGTCGGCAAGACCCTGGGCTACATTGCCCCGGCCAGCCTGTGGGCGGAGAAGAACGAAGGACCGGTCTGGCTGTCGACCTACACCCGCAACCTGCAGCACCAGATCGACACCGAGTTGAATCGCCTTTTCCCGGATCCTGCGGTGAAGGAACGGCGCGTCGTGGTCCGAAAAGGCCGGGAAAACTATCTCTGCCTGCTGAACCTGGAAGAAACGGCGCGCGCAGTCGCCGCCAGCCCCGGCGAAGCGGTGCCGCTGGGTCTGATGGCACGTTGGACCGCCGCGACCCGGGACGGCGACATGACCGGCGGCGACTTTCCGGCCTGGCTGGTCGACCTGACCGGCGGAAGGCGCCTTTCCAGTCTGACCGACCGCCGCGGCGAATGTGTCTATACCGCCTGCGCGCATTACAGCCGTTGCTTCATCGAACGCGGTGTCCGGCGCTCCCGACGGGCCGATCTGGTCGTTGCAAATCATGCCCTCGTCATGGTTCAGGCCGCGCGCGGCGCCTTGGACCTGGGTGGCCGGACCACGCGTCTTGTCTTTGATGAGGGGCACCATGTCTTTGACGCGGCCGACAGCGCCTTCTCCGCGCATCTGTCCGGCCAGGAGACGGCGGAACTGCGCCGCTGGCTGCGCGGTGCGGAAGGCACAGGCCGGGGGCGCGCAAGGGGTCTGAAGGCCCGCTGCGAAGACCTGCTAGGGGACGAAAGCAATCGCGAACATCTGGAACGTTTGCTGCGAGCGGCGGCCGGGCTGCCTGGGGAAGGCTGGCATACCAGATTGGCCGAAGGGCGCCCCTCCGGCCCGGTGGAGGCCTTCCTGGCTGAGGTTCGGCGGGCGGTCTACGCCCGATCCAGAGACTCCGACGGCCCCTTCGGTCTGGAAGTGGAGGTCAGCGATCCGGGTCCGGAAATTCTGGATTGCGCCCTGTCGGTACGCGACCTGTTTCGAGACATGGCATCATCCGCGAAAGGCCTGCTGGATGGCATGGGATCCCGCCTGTCCGATGAGGCGGAAGAACTGGAAAGCGCGGAAAAGACCCGAATCGAGCAGATCTGCCGATCGCTGCAGCATCGCGTCGTCGACTATGCCAAGGCGGCGGCAAGCATGGCGGACTCTCTCGGTCAGTCGACACCCGAACAGTTCGTGGAATGGTTCGATGTCGCGCGCACGGATGGACGCGACCTCGATGTCGGTATGCGCCGACACTGGATCGATCCCAGCTTCCCCTTCGCGGAAACCGTCCTGATCAACAGCCACGGCGCCTTGGTCACGTCCGCCACATTGACCGACGGGTCAGGCGATGCGGAGGCCGACTGGAAATCCGCGGAGAGGCGCAGCGGCACGGATTTCCTGCCGGCACCACCGGTCCGGGCGCGCGTGCCGTCCCCCTTCGACTATCCGGCCAATACCCGGGTCTTCATCGTCACGGACATCAACAAGAATGACGCCAGCCAGGTCGCTGCGGCCTATCGCGCCCTGTTCCGGGCCGCCGGCGGGGGTGGCCTTGGTCTTTTCACGGCAATTTCACGGTTGCGCGGCGTCTACAGCCGCATCGCGGAGGACCTGGAAGCGGACGGGATCGATCTGCTGGCACAGCATGTCGATGCCCTGAACCTGCCGACACTCATCGACATGTTCCGCGCCGATCCGCATAGCTGCCTGTTGGGAACCGACGCAATCCGGGATGGGGTCGATGTTCCGGGGGACAGTTTGAGACTGATCGTCTTCGATCGCGTGCCCTGGCCACGCCCCACCATCCTGCACAAGGCACGGCGCAAGCATTTCGGGGGCAAGGAGTATGACGACGCGCTGACCCGTCTGAAATTGAAGCAGGCTTTCGGACGCCTGATCCGACGGGGAGATGACCGCGGCGTCTTCGTCCTGCTGGACAGTCGCATGCCATCGCGGCTGCTCGGCGCGTTTCCCGAAGGCGTTGCGGTGGAAAGAATTGGCCTCAAGGAGACCGTCGAGAAAACCCAGGCGTTCCTTTCCAATCCGGGCGACGAGAACTGA
- a CDS encoding glutathione S-transferase family protein produces MGLLIDGEWHDRWYDTKKNDGKFVRGESQFRNWITADGSAGPTGEGGFEAESGRYRLYVSLACPWAHRALIFRALKGLEDHIPVSVVHWRMKENGWTFDTEDPEVDGDPIHGVDFLHQIYTAVDPDYTGRVTVPVLYDTKRNTIVSNESADIIRMLNSAFDGVGAKSGDYYPEPLRDEIDAINERVYHTVNNGVYKSGFATTQKAYEEAVYPLFESLDWLEDILSRKRFLTGDRITEADWRLFTTLIRFDPVYVGHFKCNIRRIADYPNLSGYLRDLYQWPGVKETVNMRHIKAHYYGSHEKVNPTGVIPVGPELDLERPHGREGLMAA; encoded by the coding sequence ATGGGTCTCCTGATCGACGGCGAATGGCATGACCGCTGGTATGACACGAAGAAGAATGACGGCAAGTTCGTTCGCGGCGAATCCCAGTTTCGGAACTGGATCACTGCCGACGGGAGCGCCGGGCCGACCGGTGAAGGCGGATTTGAGGCCGAGAGCGGCCGGTATCGTCTTTACGTCTCGTTGGCCTGTCCCTGGGCGCATCGTGCCCTGATTTTCCGCGCACTGAAGGGTCTGGAAGACCATATTCCGGTCTCTGTCGTGCACTGGCGCATGAAGGAAAACGGCTGGACGTTCGATACGGAGGACCCGGAGGTCGATGGCGATCCGATCCACGGCGTCGACTTCCTGCATCAGATTTATACCGCCGTTGATCCCGACTATACCGGCCGGGTTACGGTGCCCGTGCTGTACGACACCAAGCGGAACACGATCGTTTCAAACGAATCTGCTGACATTATCCGTATGTTGAACAGCGCCTTCGACGGCGTCGGCGCCAAGTCGGGGGATTACTATCCCGAGCCTCTGCGCGACGAGATCGATGCGATCAATGAGCGCGTGTACCACACCGTCAACAACGGCGTTTACAAGTCAGGCTTCGCCACGACGCAGAAGGCATATGAGGAAGCAGTCTATCCGTTGTTCGAAAGCCTCGACTGGCTGGAGGATATTCTGTCCCGGAAGCGTTTCCTGACCGGGGACCGCATTACCGAGGCCGACTGGCGCCTGTTCACCACTCTGATCCGGTTCGACCCGGTCTATGTCGGCCATTTCAAATGTAATATCCGCCGGATCGCGGACTATCCGAACCTGTCCGGCTACCTTCGGGATCTCTACCAGTGGCCGGGGGTCAAGGAGACGGTGAATATGCGTCACATCAAGGCGCACTACTACGGCAGCCACGAGAAGGTAAACCCGACGGGCGTGATCCCGGTCGGCCCCGAACTTGACCTGGAGCGCCCCCATGGCCGGGAAGGTCTGATGGCGGCCTGA
- a CDS encoding methyl-accepting chemotaxis protein: protein MTEVQSLSLESIRRAATRVAVWYLWAHVPLVAGTAFWIDAPILLPTGLMALIAFVVTLDWLRNPVGESVQITMAAAMALTVGLIVYLFAGHPWQIDMHMYFFAALALSAAFCNWRAVLVYATVVALHHLLLNFTFPAAVFPQGADFGRVVLHAVIVVVQTIALVWLVRTIEMSFRSAARSLDEARSAEAETQRMSAELQQSEQRAREERLSRRRELAATFDADVNSAIAALKEAMRDAQQAVEDAMTLNSRSEDRSAAAAAASEQMAQNIRTVAAASEELAASATEIGRRIAEMTEIADDVSDATRQTAEKGRSLSENSKRIEEVIGLIADIAEQTNLLALNATIEAARAGESGKGFAVVANEVKALATQTARATEEVSTEVTTIVAAISDVAEALNSVDRRNGELSTIFTGVAASVDEQMAATQEIARNTQEAARGSDELGQSVNDVKDATQEAASRMTSVTGLNRKLMDITQTVEDKSSAFLKDIQA, encoded by the coding sequence ATGACTGAAGTCCAATCACTCTCGCTTGAATCCATTCGGCGCGCGGCGACGCGTGTGGCTGTATGGTATCTCTGGGCCCATGTCCCGCTTGTGGCCGGAACGGCCTTCTGGATCGATGCACCGATCCTCCTTCCGACGGGGCTCATGGCGTTGATCGCCTTCGTGGTGACTCTCGACTGGCTGCGCAATCCAGTCGGCGAAAGTGTCCAGATCACGATGGCTGCCGCGATGGCCCTGACTGTCGGCCTGATTGTGTATCTCTTTGCCGGGCATCCCTGGCAGATCGACATGCACATGTATTTCTTTGCGGCCCTGGCGCTGTCTGCTGCTTTCTGCAATTGGCGCGCTGTCCTTGTCTACGCGACGGTCGTTGCGCTGCATCATCTGCTGCTCAACTTCACCTTTCCGGCGGCGGTTTTTCCGCAGGGGGCGGATTTCGGGCGCGTTGTTCTGCACGCCGTAATCGTCGTGGTTCAAACCATAGCGCTTGTCTGGCTGGTCCGGACGATCGAGATGTCGTTCCGCTCGGCCGCGCGGTCGCTGGATGAGGCACGGTCGGCAGAAGCCGAAACACAGCGTATGTCCGCGGAATTGCAGCAGTCGGAGCAGCGGGCGCGCGAGGAGCGCCTCAGCAGACGGCGGGAACTCGCGGCAACTTTTGACGCCGACGTCAACTCAGCCATCGCGGCGCTGAAGGAGGCCATGCGCGACGCGCAGCAGGCCGTGGAAGATGCGATGACCCTGAATTCGCGATCCGAGGATCGCAGTGCGGCCGCCGCCGCCGCGAGCGAACAGATGGCGCAGAACATTCGCACGGTAGCCGCGGCATCGGAGGAATTGGCCGCCAGCGCGACAGAGATCGGTCGGCGCATCGCCGAGATGACGGAGATCGCCGACGATGTCAGCGACGCGACCCGTCAGACTGCCGAAAAAGGGCGGTCGCTGTCCGAAAACTCCAAGCGGATCGAAGAGGTCATCGGCCTGATCGCCGATATCGCGGAGCAGACAAACCTTCTGGCCCTGAACGCGACAATCGAGGCCGCGCGGGCGGGAGAGTCCGGGAAGGGGTTTGCGGTCGTTGCCAATGAGGTCAAGGCGCTGGCAACCCAGACGGCCCGCGCAACGGAGGAAGTCAGCACCGAAGTGACGACCATCGTCGCCGCAATATCGGATGTCGCCGAGGCGTTGAATTCTGTGGACCGCCGGAACGGTGAACTGTCGACGATCTTCACGGGCGTTGCCGCATCGGTCGACGAACAGATGGCGGCGACCCAGGAGATTGCCCGCAACACGCAGGAGGCGGCGCGCGGCAGTGACGAGCTTGGGCAGTCGGTGAATGACGTCAAGGACGCGACACAGGAGGCTGCATCGAGGATGACCTCGGTGACCGGATTGAACCGGAAGCTCATGGACATCACGCAAACCGTCGAGGACAAATCGTCGGCCTTCCTGAAGGACATCCAGGCATAA
- a CDS encoding LysR family transcriptional regulator, protein MQDLSSIAVFAAVVEEGSFTAAAEKLGQSKSAVSKQVTRLEQRLGAQLLARTTRRLNLTEVGQAYYERCRRIISEAEEAELAVTKLQDVPRGRLRVSAPLSFGIAHLAAALPDFMCAHRELSVDIDFSDRKVDLVEEGFDLAVRISVLQDSSLIAKRIAETRIVLAATPAYWEEMGRPTHPTDLVNHDCLTYTYLNAPNTWRFRDPDNPGEEISVRVKGPMTSNNGNILMQTAASGIGIVFTPTFICADAIRSGVLVTALEEYEPEPIGIYAIYPPNRHLSAKVRAFIDFLTARFSGPETMWP, encoded by the coding sequence ATGCAGGATTTGAGTAGTATCGCGGTGTTCGCAGCGGTCGTCGAGGAGGGCAGCTTCACCGCCGCCGCCGAAAAGCTGGGGCAATCCAAATCGGCGGTCAGCAAACAGGTAACGCGCCTGGAACAGCGCCTCGGGGCACAGTTGCTGGCCAGGACGACCCGGCGTCTCAACCTGACAGAGGTCGGACAGGCCTATTACGAGCGGTGCCGTCGCATCATTTCGGAAGCGGAGGAGGCCGAGCTCGCCGTCACGAAGCTGCAGGACGTTCCGCGCGGACGCCTGCGCGTCTCGGCCCCGCTTAGCTTCGGGATCGCGCATCTGGCCGCCGCCCTGCCCGACTTCATGTGCGCGCACAGGGAACTGAGCGTCGATATCGATTTCAGCGACCGGAAGGTCGATCTCGTCGAGGAAGGATTCGACCTCGCGGTCCGGATCAGCGTGCTTCAGGATTCCAGTCTGATCGCCAAGCGGATCGCCGAGACCCGGATCGTGCTGGCCGCGACACCGGCCTACTGGGAGGAAATGGGCAGACCGACCCATCCGACCGACCTCGTAAACCATGACTGCCTAACCTACACCTACCTGAACGCACCCAACACCTGGCGCTTTCGGGATCCCGACAACCCGGGCGAGGAAATTTCCGTTCGGGTGAAGGGGCCGATGACGTCGAACAACGGCAACATTCTGATGCAGACGGCGGCTTCCGGCATTGGCATCGTCTTTACACCGACCTTCATCTGCGCGGATGCGATCCGCAGCGGGGTGCTGGTAACCGCGCTGGAAGAATACGAGCCGGAACCGATCGGGATCTATGCGATCTACCCGCCGAACAGGCATCTATCCGCCAAGGTCAGGGCCTTCATCGACTTCCTCACGGCACGCTTCTCCGGGCCAGAAACAATGTGGCCCTGA
- a CDS encoding AEC family transporter: protein MQALIDVSIPVFGIILAGYLAGRFKLLGQDSTAALNGFVYFIALPALFVSSTSQAPVAEVLDWRLLAVIGGGYIVTALPVAILARILFSKRIGEVGLHSAAAVFANTGYMGIPLVLTAFGAAATNAMIAAVLANLFIVLGIASAVMEVDRTGATGPRVVVDAVRGLIRSPLLWACAVGMVLSAIQVSIPGPALKFLDLLGAAAGPCALFAMGLFLVGQSVRRGAAEVTWITVVKLVVHPVATWLIAHYLIPLDPLEEAVAVIMAALPTGGLIFVLAQRYGVYVQRATAAILVSTIVSIATVSFALQHYVDLVGP, encoded by the coding sequence ATGCAGGCACTGATTGACGTTTCCATCCCCGTATTCGGCATCATTCTCGCGGGTTATCTGGCCGGGCGGTTCAAGCTGCTTGGGCAGGATTCGACCGCTGCGTTGAACGGTTTCGTCTATTTCATCGCGCTGCCGGCACTGTTCGTGTCGTCCACATCCCAGGCGCCGGTTGCGGAGGTTCTCGACTGGCGCCTTCTGGCGGTGATCGGCGGCGGCTACATCGTCACTGCCCTGCCGGTCGCGATCTTGGCACGGATCCTGTTTTCGAAACGCATCGGCGAGGTCGGGCTGCACAGCGCGGCCGCCGTCTTTGCCAATACGGGCTATATGGGGATACCACTGGTCCTGACGGCATTCGGCGCCGCAGCGACCAATGCGATGATCGCGGCGGTCCTCGCGAACCTCTTCATCGTGCTGGGGATCGCGAGCGCGGTGATGGAGGTGGACCGAACCGGGGCAACCGGGCCGCGGGTCGTGGTGGATGCCGTGCGTGGATTGATTCGCAGTCCGTTGCTTTGGGCCTGCGCGGTGGGGATGGTCCTTTCAGCCATTCAGGTCAGCATCCCGGGGCCGGCGCTCAAGTTTCTGGATCTGCTGGGGGCGGCGGCAGGGCCTTGCGCCCTGTTCGCAATGGGGCTCTTTCTCGTCGGCCAGTCCGTGAGGCGCGGTGCGGCAGAAGTGACCTGGATTACCGTCGTCAAGCTGGTCGTCCATCCGGTCGCGACATGGCTGATCGCGCACTATCTGATACCGCTGGACCCGCTGGAGGAAGCCGTCGCGGTCATCATGGCTGCGTTGCCGACCGGGGGTCTGATCTTTGTACTGGCGCAACGTTACGGCGTCTATGTGCAGCGGGCGACGGCGGCAATCCTGGTGTCGACCATCGTATCGATTGCCACCGTCTCCTTCGCCCTTCAGCACTATGTGGATCTGGTCGGTCCCTAG
- the pepN gene encoding aminopeptidase N, with protein MKTEQPPVIHLSDYTPPRISVESADLAFDLAPSGTQVESTLRIVRTDGGAEPVFLEGEALRLLEIDLDGVPLKQEAYKTGETGLTLLEAPAEFTLRTVVSINPADNTRLEGLYQSNGIYCTQCEAEGFRRITYYPDRPDVMSRFRVTIRADRAACPVLLSNGNLIEESDLDDGRHLTVWEDPFPKPAYLFALVAGRLDALEDTFETMSGRTVDLKIWVEPGNAPRCAYAMDALKRSMKWDEDRFGLEYDLDIFNIVAVSDFNMGAMENKSLNVFNAKYILADSHTATDADYANIEAIVGHEYFHNWTGNRVTCRDWFQLSLKEGLTVFRDQEFSADMRSRAVKRIQDVRTLRARQFPEDAGPLAHPVRPESYIEINNFYTATVYEKGAEVIRMMHAMLGEDGFQKGMKLYFERHDGQAVTCDDFAAAMADANGVDLTHFKLWYSQSGTPEVTASWTHDADSRTLTLKLVQTTKATPGQAEKKPLQIPIRVGLIGPDGREVGTETVITLSEAAQTTVFENVDPGTVPSLNRGFSAPITLKADYTPAERVHLMGHDSDPFARWEAGQQYATALLIQMVADLRDGQEARIDREFIAALGRTLADENLDPAFRALAIALPSEDYVAEQLRPVPVDEIHEARKTLRRAIGDMLWDDLNRIHTDMAQTGAFDPGADAAGQRSLRNAALSYIVASGRPEAVALAKARYDDADNMTDRMAALSALSDAPGEAREGALADFYERFRNDEQVIDKWLSVQAMSTLPDTLDRVRALMEHPVFSIRKPNKVRALVGAFAMGNPIRFHAKDGSGYKFVIDFLQQLDKVNPQVAARMLGVFGQWRRLTAERSQAMKAELQRFADTDGLSRDCTEIASKSLSG; from the coding sequence ATGAAGACTGAACAGCCCCCCGTCATTCACCTGTCCGACTACACGCCGCCGCGCATCTCGGTCGAGTCCGCCGATCTGGCTTTCGATCTGGCGCCGTCCGGGACTCAGGTCGAATCCACCCTGCGGATCGTTCGGACGGATGGCGGCGCAGAGCCGGTCTTTCTGGAAGGCGAGGCCCTTCGGCTGCTGGAGATCGATCTAGACGGCGTGCCGCTGAAGCAGGAGGCCTACAAGACGGGGGAAACCGGACTGACGCTGCTGGAAGCACCCGCCGAATTCACCCTTCGGACGGTCGTGTCGATCAATCCGGCGGACAATACACGACTGGAAGGCCTGTATCAGTCGAACGGCATCTACTGCACGCAGTGCGAGGCGGAAGGGTTCCGGCGCATTACCTACTACCCCGACCGCCCGGATGTCATGAGCCGGTTCCGGGTGACCATCCGCGCCGACCGCGCGGCCTGCCCTGTCCTGTTGTCGAATGGCAACCTGATCGAGGAATCGGACCTGGATGACGGCCGCCACCTGACCGTCTGGGAGGACCCGTTCCCCAAGCCTGCCTATCTGTTTGCGCTGGTCGCAGGTCGGCTCGATGCGCTGGAAGACACGTTCGAAACCATGAGCGGACGCACGGTCGACCTCAAGATCTGGGTCGAGCCCGGTAACGCGCCGCGCTGCGCCTATGCCATGGATGCACTGAAACGGTCGATGAAGTGGGATGAGGACCGGTTCGGCCTGGAGTACGACCTGGACATATTCAACATAGTCGCCGTCAGCGATTTCAACATGGGCGCCATGGAGAACAAGTCGCTGAACGTCTTCAACGCCAAATACATCCTGGCGGATTCCCATACGGCGACGGATGCCGATTACGCCAATATCGAGGCGATTGTCGGCCATGAATACTTCCACAACTGGACGGGCAATCGCGTGACCTGCCGCGACTGGTTCCAGTTGAGCCTGAAGGAAGGCCTGACCGTTTTCCGCGATCAGGAATTTTCCGCGGACATGCGGTCCCGCGCCGTCAAACGTATCCAGGATGTGCGCACGCTGCGCGCGAGACAGTTCCCGGAGGACGCCGGTCCGCTGGCCCATCCGGTACGCCCGGAAAGCTATATCGAGATCAACAACTTCTACACCGCGACCGTCTACGAAAAGGGCGCGGAAGTCATCCGGATGATGCATGCCATGCTGGGTGAGGACGGTTTCCAGAAGGGCATGAAGCTCTATTTCGAACGCCACGACGGGCAGGCCGTGACCTGCGACGATTTCGCGGCGGCCATGGCGGATGCAAACGGCGTCGATCTGACCCATTTCAAGCTCTGGTATTCGCAATCCGGCACGCCGGAGGTCACCGCAAGCTGGACCCACGACGCCGACAGCCGGACCCTGACCCTGAAACTCGTCCAGACGACGAAGGCCACACCAGGTCAGGCGGAGAAGAAACCGCTGCAGATTCCGATCCGGGTCGGACTGATCGGCCCGGACGGGCGTGAAGTCGGAACGGAGACCGTCATCACCCTGTCGGAAGCGGCCCAGACAACCGTCTTCGAAAATGTCGATCCCGGAACCGTGCCGTCCCTGAATCGCGGATTCTCGGCACCGATTACGCTGAAGGCGGATTACACCCCGGCGGAACGGGTCCACCTGATGGGGCACGACAGCGATCCGTTCGCCCGCTGGGAGGCCGGTCAGCAATATGCGACGGCCCTACTCATTCAGATGGTCGCCGATTTGCGTGACGGGCAGGAAGCCCGGATCGACCGGGAGTTCATTGCCGCGCTGGGCCGTACACTGGCTGACGAGAATCTCGACCCGGCCTTCCGGGCCCTCGCCATCGCCCTGCCCAGCGAAGATTATGTCGCGGAACAGCTGCGCCCGGTCCCGGTCGATGAGATTCATGAGGCCCGCAAGACATTGCGCCGCGCCATCGGTGACATGCTGTGGGACGATCTGAATCGCATCCACACAGATATGGCACAGACCGGCGCCTTCGACCCCGGTGCCGATGCCGCCGGCCAAAGGTCGCTGCGCAACGCGGCGCTGTCCTATATCGTCGCGAGCGGCAGGCCCGAGGCGGTCGCGCTGGCCAAAGCACGATATGACGACGCCGACAACATGACCGATCGCATGGCGGCCCTGTCCGCCCTGTCGGACGCCCCCGGGGAAGCCCGAGAGGGCGCGTTGGCCGATTTCTACGAGCGGTTCCGAAACGACGAGCAGGTGATCGACAAGTGGCTGTCGGTACAGGCAATGAGCACACTGCCCGATACGCTGGATCGGGTTCGCGCCCTGATGGAGCATCCTGTCTTTTCGATCCGGAAGCCGAACAAGGTTCGTGCCCTGGTCGGTGCCTTCGCCATGGGCAACCCCATCCGTTTCCATGCCAAGGACGGCAGCGGGTACAAGTTCGTCATCGACTTCCTGCAGCAGCTCGACAAGGTCAATCCGCAGGTCGCGGCCAGGATGCTGGGGGTCTTTGGCCAGTGGCGGCGCCTGACCGCGGAACGCAGCCAGGCCATGAAGGCCGAGTTGCAGCGCTTCGCGGACACTGACGGCCTGAGCCGTGACTGCACGGAGATCGCTTCAAAATCCCTGTCCGGTTGA
- a CDS encoding pirin family protein, producing MSVEIRPFDSLGHVEFGWLDARHHFSFGHYYDPNRMNVGPLRVWNDDTIRPGTGFSAHSHRDMEIITYVREGAISHRDNLGNSGRTVAGDIQVMSAGSGIVHEEFNLEDKPTRIFQIWIIPRSRGRQPHWETRSFPKQDGGLVAMASGRPGVSGAVPIDQDATLFAGSLKAGVSVTHPLGLSRQAYIVPASGKVEVDGRAVDARDGAILRMLQDVTITAIDDSEVILVDVPAD from the coding sequence ATGAGCGTTGAAATCCGTCCTTTCGACAGTCTTGGTCACGTGGAGTTCGGTTGGCTGGATGCCCGCCACCACTTCAGCTTCGGCCACTACTATGATCCCAATCGGATGAATGTCGGGCCGCTTCGTGTCTGGAATGACGATACCATTCGGCCGGGGACGGGCTTCAGCGCCCATTCGCATCGCGACATGGAGATCATTACCTATGTGCGCGAGGGGGCGATCAGTCACCGCGACAATCTGGGAAACAGCGGCCGCACCGTGGCCGGGGACATTCAGGTGATGTCCGCTGGCAGCGGGATCGTCCATGAAGAGTTCAATCTGGAAGACAAACCGACCCGGATTTTCCAGATCTGGATCATTCCGCGCAGCCGCGGGCGGCAGCCGCATTGGGAAACCCGCAGTTTTCCCAAACAGGATGGCGGTCTTGTCGCGATGGCCTCCGGTCGGCCGGGCGTTTCCGGCGCTGTGCCGATCGATCAGGACGCAACCCTTTTTGCCGGGTCGTTGAAGGCGGGTGTTTCCGTGACTCATCCGCTGGGTCTGTCGCGACAGGCCTATATCGTGCCGGCGAGTGGGAAGGTCGAGGTCGACGGTCGTGCAGTAGACGCGCGAGACGGTGCCATTCTGCGGATGTTGCAGGACGTCACGATTACCGCCATCGACGATTCGGAGGTAATCCTGGTCGACGTTCCGGCTGACTGA